Proteins encoded together in one Corallococcus caeni window:
- a CDS encoding carboxymuconolactone decarboxylase family protein, with protein sequence MLDDVSTAPIPEAEKALFAFVDRLNDAPGDVRREDVERLKAAGWTDEAVYDAVSVCALFNFYNRWIDGTGVQGLSPAMYERSAKRMAAGGYLPAPPPGAPPPSSSGEPER encoded by the coding sequence GTGCTGGACGATGTGAGCACGGCCCCCATCCCGGAGGCCGAGAAGGCGCTGTTCGCCTTCGTGGACCGACTCAACGACGCGCCCGGAGACGTGCGCCGCGAGGACGTGGAGCGCCTGAAGGCGGCCGGCTGGACGGACGAGGCCGTCTACGACGCGGTCTCCGTCTGCGCGCTGTTCAACTTCTACAACCGGTGGATTGACGGCACCGGCGTCCAGGGCCTCTCACCGGCCATGTACGAGCGGTCCGCGAAGCGCATGGCCGCGGGCGGCTACCTGCCCGCGCCGCCCCCCGGCGCCCCACCGCCATCCTCCAGCGGGGAACCGGAGCGCTGA
- a CDS encoding dipeptidase yields the protein MGDVKELHRRWCIADGHADSLMWNRDLCERSTEGHVDFPRLREAGVKLQCFTLVTRGFPFIGGFPLFAAWRKWPREARGGEWSRALWQIEQLDAFCTRSGDTVRVATTGAGLEDNLANGRLSAVLGVEGGHAIEGQVERLAELHRRGVRFMGLTHLSNNDLGGSSFPMMGNRGLTPLGHQVMEEMARLGMSVDVAHASEQTLTDLFAHPTVRYFCSHTGVREAGGGWRNLSDAALRTIARRGGVVGIILAPVYLGGDTWDDVVRHVEHAVDVMGEEGVGVGSDYDGMVALPRGMRDVTDLPRLTEALLKRHPESWVERVMGGNFRRYFRETLGGG from the coding sequence ATGGGTGACGTGAAGGAGCTGCACCGCCGGTGGTGCATCGCGGACGGGCACGCGGATTCGCTGATGTGGAACCGCGACCTGTGCGAGCGGTCGACGGAGGGGCACGTGGACTTCCCCCGCCTGCGCGAGGCGGGGGTGAAGCTGCAGTGCTTCACGCTGGTGACCCGGGGCTTCCCGTTCATTGGCGGCTTCCCGCTGTTCGCCGCGTGGCGCAAGTGGCCCCGCGAGGCGCGCGGCGGCGAGTGGTCCCGCGCGCTCTGGCAGATTGAGCAACTGGACGCCTTCTGCACCCGCTCCGGGGACACCGTGCGCGTCGCCACCACCGGGGCGGGGCTGGAGGACAACCTCGCGAACGGGCGGCTGTCGGCGGTGCTGGGCGTGGAGGGCGGCCACGCGATTGAAGGCCAGGTGGAGCGGCTCGCGGAGCTGCACCGGCGCGGCGTGCGCTTCATGGGGCTCACGCACCTGTCCAACAACGACCTGGGCGGTTCGTCCTTTCCCATGATGGGCAACCGGGGGCTGACGCCGCTGGGGCACCAGGTGATGGAGGAGATGGCCCGCCTGGGGATGAGCGTGGACGTGGCGCACGCGTCCGAACAGACGCTCACGGACCTCTTCGCGCACCCCACGGTGCGCTACTTCTGCTCGCACACCGGCGTGCGCGAGGCGGGCGGCGGCTGGCGCAACCTGTCCGACGCGGCGCTGCGCACCATCGCCCGGCGCGGCGGCGTGGTGGGCATCATCCTGGCGCCGGTGTACCTGGGCGGCGACACGTGGGACGACGTGGTCCGCCACGTGGAGCACGCGGTGGACGTGATGGGGGAGGAGGGGGTGGGCGTGGGCTCGGACTACGACGGCATGGTGGCGCTGCCCCGGGGCATGCGGGACGTGACGGACCTGCCCCGCCTCACGGAGGCACTGCTCAAACGACACCCGGAGTCCTGGGTGGAACGTGTGATGGGTGGCAACTTCCGGCGTTACTTCCGCGAGACGCTCGGCGGCGGTTGA
- a CDS encoding serine/threonine-protein kinase, which produces MATHPPAYSASRPFILFTTGATSYELVRYLGSRAGGELLLARRHYARTPGGLVLIKRLRDVTDDVARARLREEVKLLMRLSHPAIAPVYLVRVHDGAPHLVTEYVDGPCLETLSSFAALRRRPFSEAFAAYVGAEVADALHHAHALEDSRGLPVGVVHRDVSPRSVRVDVHGRVRLADFALAWSRLPGRVVTEPGLVRGDVAYASPEALEGQPLDGRADLFSLGMVLLELLTGLHLLDLEDVERAAQQAQPLPGTRGLCAETPSWLPAPLMAARMACLTPAHVEQATRGLSPGMRAVLQRVLQRDRDLRFQTGAELRDALRGQLNAEGRPYGPPEALREVAEVRTDALVGPLGEAEAGLPLEDDLWDGCDDDGADWT; this is translated from the coding sequence CACCACCGGGGCCACGTCCTATGAGCTGGTGCGCTACCTGGGGTCGCGCGCCGGAGGGGAGCTGCTGCTCGCCCGCCGGCACTACGCGCGCACGCCGGGCGGACTGGTGCTCATCAAGCGCCTGCGCGACGTGACGGATGACGTGGCGCGGGCGCGGCTGCGCGAGGAGGTGAAGCTGCTCATGCGGCTGTCCCACCCGGCCATCGCGCCGGTGTACCTGGTGCGGGTCCACGACGGGGCGCCCCACCTGGTGACGGAGTACGTGGACGGGCCGTGCCTGGAGACGCTGTCCAGCTTCGCGGCGCTGCGGCGGCGGCCCTTCTCGGAGGCGTTCGCCGCGTACGTGGGCGCGGAGGTGGCGGACGCGCTCCACCACGCCCATGCGCTGGAGGACTCGCGCGGCCTGCCCGTGGGGGTGGTGCACCGCGACGTCAGCCCCCGCTCCGTGCGCGTGGACGTGCACGGGCGGGTGCGGCTGGCGGACTTCGCGCTCGCGTGGTCGCGGCTGCCCGGGCGCGTGGTGACGGAGCCGGGGCTCGTGCGCGGGGACGTGGCCTATGCCTCGCCGGAGGCGCTGGAGGGCCAGCCGCTGGATGGCCGCGCGGACCTGTTCTCCCTGGGGATGGTGCTCCTGGAGCTGCTCACCGGCCTGCACCTGCTGGACCTGGAGGACGTGGAGCGCGCCGCGCAGCAGGCCCAGCCCCTGCCCGGGACGCGCGGGCTGTGCGCGGAGACGCCCAGCTGGCTCCCCGCGCCCCTGATGGCCGCGCGCATGGCGTGCCTGACGCCCGCCCACGTGGAGCAGGCCACGCGAGGCCTGTCGCCGGGCATGCGGGCGGTGCTCCAGCGGGTGCTCCAGCGCGACCGCGACCTGCGCTTCCAGACGGGCGCGGAGCTGCGGGACGCGCTCCGGGGCCAGCTGAACGCGGAGGGACGGCCCTATGGCCCCCCTGAAGCGCTGCGCGAGGTGGCGGAGGTGCGCACCGACGCGCTCGTGGGCCCCCTGGGAGAGGCGGAAGCCGGGCTGCCGCTGGAGGACGACCTCTGGGACGGCTGCGACGACGACGGCGCGGACTGGACGTGA
- a CDS encoding peroxidase gives MRKSPAPEAMYLPDVESHESDGHYGKLIAMARAGGMTPPGIWHLFAFKPRMTDALSAFTHEVMRGPSPLSAGLRELIAAYTSRRNACVF, from the coding sequence ATGAGGAAGTCCCCCGCCCCGGAAGCCATGTACCTGCCCGACGTCGAGTCGCACGAGTCCGACGGGCACTACGGGAAGCTGATCGCCATGGCCCGCGCCGGGGGCATGACGCCGCCGGGCATCTGGCACCTGTTCGCGTTCAAGCCGCGCATGACGGACGCGCTGTCCGCCTTCACCCACGAGGTGATGCGCGGCCCGTCCCCGCTGTCCGCCGGGCTGCGGGAGCTCATCGCCGCGTACACGTCGCGGCGCAACGCCTGCGTGTTTTGA